The Ahaetulla prasina isolate Xishuangbanna chromosome 3, ASM2864084v1, whole genome shotgun sequence genome window below encodes:
- the CLPS gene encoding colipase, producing the protein MERFWILLLLTLALAESSIHPRGLFVNLDNGELCLNSFQCKSRCCHRTNGLSLARCADKAAENQACSLKNLYGVYYKCPCESGLICDADRTIVGSIVNSDFGICKDPSNKIGNEKKERKRQGG; encoded by the exons ATGGAAAGATTTTGGATTTTGTTGCTGCTGACACTTGCCTTGGCTGAGTCTTCTATTCATCCAAGAGGACTATTTGTTAACTTA GACAATGGGGAGCTGTGTCTTAATAGCTTTCAGTGCAAAAGCCGCTGCTGTCACCGAACCAACGGATTAAGCCTTGCTCGCTGTGCAGACAAGGCAGCTGAAAACCAAGCATGTTCCCTAAAA AATCTATACGGAGTTTACTACAAGTGCCCTTGTGAGAGCGGCTTAATCTGTGATGCTGATCGGACCATTGTGGGAAGTATTGTCAATTCTGACTTTGGCATTTGCAAGGACCCATCAAATAAAATCggcaatgaaaaaaaagaaagaaagaggcagggTGGCTAG
- the LHFPL5 gene encoding LHFPL tetraspan subfamily member 5 protein, with product MAKMLPAQEAAKIYHTNYVRNARAMGVLWALFTLCFAVIMVVTFIQPYWIGDSIDTPQAGYFGLYSYCIGNALTSELICKGSPLDFGTIPSSAFKTAMFFVGISTFLIIGCILCFSLFFFCNAATVYKVCAWMQLAACAGLSIGCLLYPDGWDSPEVKRMCGEKTDKYTLGVCTVRWAYILCIIGILDALILSFLAFVLGNRQDNLLPSDFQVENKEEANK from the exons ATGGCAAAGATGCTGCCAGCACAGGAAGCAGCAAAGATCTATCATACCAACTACGTGAGGAATGCTCGAGCCATGGGAGTGCTATGGGCACTGTTCACCCTCTGCTTTGCTGTGATCATGGTGGTAACTTTCATCCAGCCCTATTGGATTGGGGACAGCATTGACACTCCACAAGCTGGTTATTTTGGCCTCTACTCCTATTGCATTGGAAATGCCCTGACTAGTGAACTCATCTGCAAGGGCAGCCCACTGGACTTTGGCACCATCCCCTCAAGTGCTTTCAAAACAGCTATGTTTTTTGTGGGCATTTCTACCTTTCTCATAATTGGCTGCATCCTCTGCTTTAGCCTCTTCTTCTTCTGTAATGCAGCTACTGTCTACAAAGTGTGTGCTTGGATGCAACTGGCAGCAT GTGCAGGCTTGTCCATTGGCTGCCTGCTCTACCCTGATGGCTGGGACTCCCCTGAGGTGAAACGCATGTGTGGAGAGAAGACTGACAAATACACCCTGGGAGTCTGCACTGTGCGCTGGGCATACATCCTTTGCATCATTGGCATTCTTGATGCCCTCATCCTTTCTTTTTTAGCATTTGTGCTTGGCAACCGCCAAGACAATCTTCTACCCTCTGATTTCCAAGTGGAAAACAAAG AGGAAGCAAATAAATGA